The following is a genomic window from Haliaeetus albicilla chromosome 13, bHalAlb1.1, whole genome shotgun sequence.
ggggagggggagacaAGTGGGGGAGtggcaggggtgggggagggggacagTCAGTAGCAAACGCGGCCACGAAAGTGCAAACGGGAGGagggggccgcggccggggggGGTTGTGTGCACGAGGGGGCTCGcacggggaaggggggggagcCTCGCACGAGGGTCGGCCTCGTGCGAGAAGGGTCCTCGCACGAGGACGGTCCTCACACAAGGCTGGGTCTCGTGCAAGGGTGCATCTTGCACGAGGGTGGGCTTTGCGCAAGGACCCCCCTTGCACGAGGCTGGGTCTTGCACGAGGACAACGCTCGCTCAAGCGTGGGCTTTGCGTGAGGATGGGCCTAACGCGAGGACCGGGTTCACACGAGGATCGGCCTCATGCAAGGACGGTCCTTGCACGAGGACGAGTCTTGCACAAGGATGGGCCTTGTGCAAGGACAGGCCCCGTGCAAGGATGGTCCTCACCTGAGGATGGTCCTTGCACGAGGAGAGGCCTTGCACAAGGATGTGCTTCGCACGAGGCCCACCCTTGCACAAGGAGGGGTGTTGCACAAGAACAACCCCCGTGCAAAGTGGAGCCTCGCACGAGGCCATCCCTCGCACACGCAGCAAGGGGGGGGCGATGGCCTCGCACGGCCGGGCGTAGCGTGGGGGTGGCCTTGCACGAGGAGGGGGGGCGTGAGAGGGGCCTGGCGCGGGCGTGCGTTGCACGAGGCTGGACCTTGCACGGGGGCGCATTGCATAAAGACGGGCCTTGCACGGGGCAGGGGCGGGGCCTTGCACGGGGATGGGGCGTGGCACAGGCGTGGCCCGAGGAGGGCGGTGCTGGCCGTGCACGCTTGTGTGAGGCACGAGGGCGGGGCTCGCACGGGGGGTGTGCgggaggggcggcggggccgtgcGACAGAGAAGACGGCGGGCGGCGCCTGGCCGTGCAACGCATGAGGATCCACCTTGCGCAGTCGTGCGGCGCACAAGGATGTTCTTTGCACGAGGACAGGCGTCACACGAGGATCGACCTTGCCTGCCCGTGCACCGCACAAGGGCGCTCCTCCCACAAGCCGTGCGTTGCACAAGGATGGTCTTTGCGCAACCACACATCGCACGGGGATCTGCCTTGCCTGCCCGTGCGTTGCACGAGGACACACCTTGCACCGCTGTGCGGCGCACGAGCGTGGTCCTCGCGCGCCCACGCGCCGCACAAGGCTAGGCCACTCTCGGGTGTGCCTTGCACGAGGATCCGCCACGCGTGCTTGTGCGTTGCACGAGGACGCTCCTTGCACGCCTGGGCCTTGCACGAGgatgcccccccaccccaacccacAGGAAGACGCGGGGCTTCGCACGCCCCTCGCATGCCCCTCGCACGCCgggggtgggatttggggggggggagacacgCTGGAATGTCACTGCGATGCCGTAAGGTGCCAAGGGCGGGGGGgtaagtggggggggggtgtcgggttttgggggggggcccCGGGATAGTGGGGGGGACCCCGGTTTATTGGGGGAGGGGCCCTGATTTATTGGGGGGGGCCCCTTATAGTGGGGGGGGCCCGTTTGGGGGTGCAAAATTCTGcggggggggaaatggggggcCCCCTATACTGGGGGAGGTTCCCCACTATTTTGGGGGGGCTCCACTATACTGGAGGGCCCCAATATACTGGGGGGGGGCCCTATACTGGGGGGTTTCTCTATACTGGGGGGGGTCCAAGTATATTGGAGGTCCCCTATACTCGGGGGGGGCCTATAATGGGGGTTCCCCTATACTGGGGGGGTCCTCTATACTGGAGGGGTCCCCTATACTGGGGGGTGTCTGCTATACTGAGGGGGGGGGCCTATACTGGGGGTTTTCCCTATACTGGGGGGGTCCCtatactggggggggggcccagACCCTGTCCCATTCCCCCTCAGTTTGAGGTGACTGGGAGCCTCCCCAGTATACCCAGTGCCCCCCCTATTCCCATACTGGTCCCTGTGGCACCCCCAGATCCTGCCCCCCAGCCTATGGCATTATGGGGGGGGTGGTCCCTCTGCCCCCCAAGTCCCAAGGGGGGGTGCCCACCAGTGTCCCCTATGGGAGAGAGATCCCCAACCTCCCCCATGGGCCCCCCCCATCTCCTACGGGGCAGAagacccccccccaatttcccctatggggcaggggggacccCCACTATTTCCTATGGGGCCCCCCACTTCCCCTATAGGGCTGGAGCCCCCCTACTcacctggggacccccccatcTCCTATGGGCCCCCCCAACCTCTTATGCTCCTCCCTCCATGCTATGggccccccccatctccccctaTGGGGCAGGGTCCCCCATCTCCTATAGGGCCCCCCCCCATGCTATAGGGCCCCCCCCATGCTATAGggcccccccccaactcctaTGGGCGCCCCCCATTTCCTATGGGGCCCTCAACCTCCTATGGGGCCCCCCCACATGCTATGGGCCCCCCCCATCTCCTATTGGGGCCCCCCACCTCCTATGGGCCCCCCCATGCTATGCCCACTCCCACTTCCTATGGGGCAGGGGCCCCCCATTTCCTATGGGGCCCTAAACCTCCTATAGGGCCCCCCCACATGCTATGGGGCCCCCCCACCTCTGgggccccccacccccctctcTGGGGCAGgacccctccaccccccccccccccacccccctcctcaagtccccccccccgctttccGGGGTCGCTCCCCTCCCCCTCCGGGGAAGCCAAAAGTGGGGGGTAcggagggggggaggggaggggggacacccccccctcccccccccaaaaaaccctcgTTTTCGGGGAGCACCACGTTGAGGGccagggggagggggaaggggtaGGGGTACGCGGCCACCAGCCGGGGGCCGtaggggagggggaagctggggggaggaggggggggtcgggggggtccccccctttgcccccctccccctcctccccctcccccaatttcggggtcccccccccgcctcagtAGAGCCAAAGGTTGTTCCTGAACCGGGTAACCCCCGCTGGGACCCGGCGACGGTGACACCCCCTCGCCACCCGTCACCGTGTCGACCCCGTCACTGGGAATCGGGGGGGGAACGGCGATGTCATCACCCAGCGGCGGGGGAGGGGTGAcaccccctttttcccctcccccttcctccttcaccCCCGCCACCGCCGGCGGGGTGTAGGCGATGACAgttggcggcggcggcgacgcgGGCGATGGCGGCAGCGACTCCGCCTGATGCCGTTTGGCGTGCCGGCTGAGCGCCGCCGCCGTCTTACAGACCTTGGCGCAGCGACTACAGGCGAAGCGCAAAGATGGCCGCCGTCCCacgcggggggtggggggaccgGTCGtacccaccccccctcccccgccggACGTCCCCTCGTGTCCCCGTTGGTGTTTCCGTAATTTCCTCAAAGCCGTGAAAGTTTTCCCGCACACCCGGCACGGGTGTTGCCAATCCCGCCGCCGGTGCCCGTCCCCCGACTGTGCGTCACCGTCACCTTCGTCACCGTCACCCGTCGACCACCGTAACGAGCGCAACTTGCGGCGCCAACGGGATTTCTTTGCCTTGACGGAGCCGGTTGTGCTGCCGGTTGTACCGCCGCCGGTTGTACCGCCGCCGGTTGTCTTCCGTTTGGGTTTGTAGGTGTAATATGGGCGCCAAAGACGGTCCTCGGCATCGCTGTCATCGTCACCGCTCCGGTGGGAACAGGCGGCAGTGGCGGCGGCGCGACGGTGAGCAGTCGGGGAGGCGgtggtgccggtgccggtgccggtggtCTCCAACCGGAGGTCGGTCTCGGAGATGCGCCGCTTGACAATGGCTTCCTCGCCAATACGGACGGTGATTTGGCAAAGCGGCGCCGCCCGGCTCTCCCCCGCCGTCCCCACGTAAGCCGGTTTGGCCACGTAGGTCATGGTACGGCTGGCGGTGGTGGTGGAACCggtgccggcggcggcgggtgaCGGTTGGGTTGTCGGTGCTGTCCCACTATCACCCACTGGCGCCTCCCCAGCCGCTCGCTGCGCCTCAATGTAATCCCGCAGCACCTGTTTCTTCATCGGCCGGGCCGCTGGCGCCGCCGCCGGTGCCGCCGGCACTGCTGGCACCGCTGCTGCCTCCCCCGCCCTCCCATTATAGGCGATAACGGAAGCGGCTGCCGCCCCGCTATGAACGATGACCGATGCTGATGGTCGCCCGTAGGCAATGACCGATGCTGGTTCGGGTCTTGGCGATGGGAAAGCGCCGACGGTCGCCGATGGCTCTACCGGATTGGCCGTTGGCAAGAGGATCCCATCAGTCACCAAGCCTTGACTGTAGGTCTTGTAGGGTCGCTTGTGCGCCCGCATGGGCAAGAGCCGGTAGAGCTTGAGGGCGTTGAGTTTGGGCTTGTAGCCGCCGTTGGGCGTCTTCTCGGAGGAGATGAGCCCTGGGTTGATGCCGTGAAAGGCTTTCTGGTGGGTCTTGAGGTTGTAGTAGGTGACGAAGGTCTCCCAACAGAAGATACACTGGTAGCGGCGTTCACCGGTGTGCCAGACCTCGTGTTTGGTGCGATATTCGGCCAAAGCGAAGACCTTGTCGCAATAACGGCAAGGGTACTTGCGTCGCCAAGAGTGGACGTTAGCGTGACGCTTCAGGCTGGAGAGCGTCATGTAGGAGCGTTGGCAAACACCACACAGGTAGACCACGTGCCCGTCCACCACCTTCACCACCGGTTCCTGCTCAGGGATCAACTCCAACGCCCGGTGACGCAACAGCAATGCCTTCTTGCCTTGTTTCGGTGTCGGCGTGGCGGTGTTGGTGGTGACAGCGTCACCGTCGCGATGGCCGTCCTTGCAGAGGACCTCATGGGTTTGCAACCTCTTGACGTGGATGAAGCTCTTGCCGCAATGCCGGCACGCCAAACCCCGGCGCCCACGGTGAAGTTTGGCATGTAATCCCAACGCCGCCGCCGTGCTGAACCCTCGACCGCACAACCCGCAACGCAATGATGACGACGATGCCGATGACGGCGACGCCGTCACCGGTTCGGCAACCGCCGGCGTATCGCTCGACCGTGGCGGGCAGGTTAAATCAACCGGGGCGGCGGGTGAGCGGGGATCCCCCGTCACAGGGGGGGTCCAAGATCCGTTCATCTCCTTGGGGGTCCCCACTTCCAACCCTTGGAGGCAAGAGATACCCAACCGTCGGCCAACGGCGCCCAACTCGCGGGCAGCTGCCTGCGACGGGACGGCCAAGCGGGAGTTGTAGATGAAGTTGAGGACGTCGGAGAAGACGCCGGCTTGGACACCGGGAAGCTCCAAAACTTGGGCAGGGGTTGGGCAGGTGGGTTCTTCGGCCAAAGCTTGTTTGAAGAAGGGGCTGGATGCGGCCAAGACGTTTTTATGGGCTCGGAATTTGGTGTCCTCGGCGATGATGGTGACGTCACAGAATTGGCCCCTCAACCGTTGCTCGTTTAGCTCCACCAGTAACGAACGGCAATGCCCGGCGTCCGACACCTCCACGACCGGAGCCATCCCCGCGGCGCCCACCTGTGGGATATGGGGAGTCAGTGGGGATGGGGGACCCGGATGCCTGGGCCCCCTATTTGGGGACATTTGGACAGCTGGGTCCTCTCTTCGGGGTcacccggacgcctgggtcccctaTTTCAGGGGgcccggatgcctgggtcctcTCCATGGGGTCACTTGGGCACCGAGGTCCCTTCTATGGGGTGGCCGGATGCCTGAGTCCTTTCTATGGGGCTGGCCAGACCCCTGGGACCCCTATTTGGGGTcgcccagatgcctgggtccacTATTTGGGGGggcccagatgcctgggtcccctgtTTTGGGGGTCACCTGAATGCCTGGGTCCTCTCCATGGGGTCTCTCGGCTGCTGGCGTCCCTTCTATGGAGCTGActggacgcctgggtcccctaTTTGGGGACACTTGGACACCTGAGTGCCCTCCATGGGGTCCCTTCTGTGGGTCCTTGGGGGGCCCCCGTGGCCCAGCCAGCCCCACTGCATGGGGGTCCCCGGCCCCACAGCATCCTCACACGCAGCCCCACATATCagggtcccccagccccacagatcAGGGTCCTCCAGCCCCACAGTTTAGGGTTCCATCAGCCCCACACAACGGCGGCCCCTAGCCCCATGGATTGgggtcccccagcccccaaatTTAGGGatccctcagccccacagctctgggtccccagccccacagcatgggaaccccccagccccacagctcgTGGGTCCCCCAGACCCACATATCACGctccctcagccccacacatgccccccccccagccccacagagtagggtcccccagccccatggattgggctcccccagccccacacatcCACTGACACCCACCCCCGCTGACTACCCGGTGCCCCCCACGCTGTGGGTCAGGGTGTCCCCATGCCatggggctgcggggggggggtgtccctgtgcCGTGGGGCAGGGCATCCCCACGCCACGGGGCAGGGTCCCCCCTGTGCCGTGGGGCTGAgggtccctgccccacagcgTCCCAGCCCCACGGCGCGCCCtggcccccgccccccccgcggcACCAAGGAGCCATTTTGCGTCGGGGCCTCCTCGGCCGGCGGCTAAAATGGCTGCGGGAGCCGCCGCGGCTGCGACCCACGGCGCGACCCACGGCGCCGCACACAGCAtcaccccccagcaccgcccgcaagcctgaggctgccCCACAGCACGCCCCACGGTGACCCCTGCAGCCTGACCCACGGCACGACCCACGGGGTCAGCCGTGGCCTGACCCACGGTGCAACCCACAGCGTCACCCGTGGCGTGACCCACGGCGTCACCCCCTGACCCACAGCACGACCCACAGCGCCACCCGCAAGGCAGGGGCTGCCCCGTAGCGTGACCCACGGTGTCACCCACAGCCCGACCCACGGTGTCACCCGTGGCGTGACCCACGGCGTGATGAACGGCACGACAGCCGACCCACAGTGTGACCCACGGCCTGCCCCATGAATTGAACCGTGGCCCGACCCATGGCACCTccatccctggggctgccccataGCGTGACCCACAGCATGACCTATGGCAGTGGGGCTGCCCCACGGTGTGACCCACGGTACCTCCATCCCTAGGGCTGCCCCACAGCATGACCCACAGCCAGCCCAGAGtctgccccccccaaccccactaGCCCCCCATGCTGCCCCCCAACCTGCCCCCCCTACCCCCTAGGACCCCTctcctgccccccgcccccaggatcctccccccccccagctcatTACTGGATCCCTCTTAATGACCCTCCCCAGACCACCCCCCCACCTTTCCCAGCattccctgctctgccccacagcacctctgGGGGTCTGGGATGGCTCCCGGGGTCAAGGGATCCCCCCAAGAtcatgggaccccccccaaggTTCAAGGGATCCCCTCCCAATCATGGGATCCCCCCAAGTTCATGGGATCCTCCCAAGAGATCCCCCCCAGGATCACAAGATCCCCCCCAAGTTCATGGGATCCCCCAGGGGTCATGGGATCCCCCCAAGATCAAGATCCCCCCCGGAGATCCCAACTCTGCCACGGCTGAGATCCAGCCCCATGGATCCCGGCAGATCCCAGCTCCTTTGCAGGCAACAACCAGACCCCCGGGGCCCCGGGGATCCCAAATCCACCCCCGGGACCATCCGGCCTCCCAGATCCCAGGAcatcccagctccagccccactTATATCCATCCCCATGAATTCTGGGAGatcccagctccatcccagctccatcccagctgagATCCAGCCCCACAGATCACCAGAGATCCCAGCTGCatcccagctcagctccagccccacgGATCCTGGAAGATCCCAGTTCCATTGCAGCTGGGATCCAGCCCCACAGATCCCAGGAGATCCCAACTCCACCCCagttcagctccagccccacagaccccaGGTGATCCAGGATCCAGcccaaccaatgcccagcccCACGGATCCTGGGAGATCCCAGATCTATcacggctcagccccagccctgcagatcCCAGGAGACTCCAGACCCATCCCAGCTTAGCTCCAGGCCCATGGATCCCAGGAGATCCCACCTCCAACTCCACCAGTATCCAGCCCCACAGATCCTGGCAGatcccagctccatcccagctcagctccagTCCCACGGATCCCAGGACACCCCAGCTCCATCCCAGTTGGGATCCCACACCCCAGATCCTGGCAGatcccagctccatcccagctggGATCCAGCACCATGGATCCTGGCACATCTCAGACCCATCCCAGTTGGGATCCAGCCCCACAGTTCCCAGGAGatcccagctccagcccagctcagTTCCAGCCCCACAGATCCTGGCAGATCCCAGATCCCATCCAGGCAGGGatctccccccccatcccatgggATCCCTCTCAGCCcagctgccccctccctccagGATCCACCCCCGGCCCTTGGGATCCCCAGGGATCcagtgggggggggaagggggttggggggggcctGGCTCTACCTGGTGCAGGGTGCGGCCCCCCCCGGATCCCGGGAGATCCCGGATGTGCGCAGCGGCCGgatccttcccccccccccccggcccccccctccAGGCCCCAGCTCGTCGGAGGAGCCGAAGCCGCCTTGGCCGATCGCCCACCCGGGACCGGGGCCAGCGTCGCCGCCTGGGCCAGGATCCGGCCCCCCACGCCCCACGGCGACGCCGGATCCGGCCTCCCGTCGCCCCGATTCCCTGCAGGATTTGGCCCCTGTGCCCCATGGCACCCTGGGATCCGGTCCCCGCACCCCAtggccccacagcagcaccCCAAGGCACCCtggggcaggatctggcccccCCAGCATCGTCCCACAGCACTGTGGGGCAGGATCTGGCTCCCCAGCATCACCCCATGGCACTGCggggcaggatctggccccccagcatcaccccatGGCACCGTGGGGAAGGATCCAGCCCCACAGCATCTCCCCACAGCACCGtgggcaggatctggcccccCAGCATCTCCTCACTGCACTGTGGGGCAGGATCTGCCACCCCCAGCATCACACCACAGCACCATGTGGCAGGATTTGGccccccagcatcaccccacAGCACCGTGGGGCAGGATCCAGCCCCATAGCATCACTCCACATCACCATGGGGCAGGATCTGCCACCCCCAGCATTGCTGCACAGCACCGTGGGGCAGGATCCAACCCGTTGTCACGGTGGCAGGGGGTTCTAGATCCCACGGGTTGCCGTGGCGATGGGAGGGGTTCTAGATCAGGCAGGTCACCATGGAGATGCGGGGGTTGTCCAGGCAGGGTTGCCACGGCAACAGCACCTACCTGTGAGCGGAGGCCTCATGGACTAGGTGTTGCTGCTCCGGGGGTCCTCGGTGGGGGGTCACAGCCGGCAGGGCCtcctgggaggggggggaatggagCGGGGTCAGTACACCCAGACACGGGGGTACCCAGggtgctgaggagggggggCACAGGCAGGAACACCCAgacgggggggtccccgggatGGAGGATGGGTAGGGGAGATGGGGTGCTTGGGAAACACCCGGCCGTATGACTGTTGTCAGGCAGCAACAGGCGGACGACAGAGTCAGGATCCCTGCCAGGCAGAGATGGGAAGGAGGTGTAGCCTGGCTACAGTCAGAGGGGTGATAAAGCAAGGCTGGTACAGGCAGAGCGGTGTAGCCTGGCTACAGTCGGAGGGGCGATAAAGCAAGGCCAGTAAAGGCAGAGCGGTGTAGCCTGGCTACAGTCGGAGGAGTGATAAGGCAAGGCAGGTACAGGCAGAGCGGTATAGCCTGGCTACAGTCGGAGGGGTGATAAAGCAAGGCAGGTACAGGCAGAGAAGTGTCTCCTGGTACACCCAGCAGGCTGCCTGTGGTTCCCAGAGGTGTCCCAACCACATCACATCACAACCACAGGTGTGCAAGGTGTGACACGACTACAGCACGCAATCACCGCACCAGCCACCCGTGGCTGCAGtgaggcagggacaggcaggggcaCTTCAGTCCTGGCTCCTGTCTCCAGCTGTGCCAGCAACAGTCGGTCATCGTGGAGGGGGAAGCTACAGTTGGAGGCAACAAGGGGGTCACAGTCTGGTGGTACAACGTGTGTGCATGTGGGTGACACAATGACAGCTGGTGACAAAATGGTAGCGAGCAACAAAGTGGAAGAGGATGACAAAGTGTCAGGGGGTGGCAAAATAGAGAGTGACAAAATGGTGGCAGGTGACGAAGTGGCAGTGGGTGACAAAATGGTAGCGGGTGACAAAATGGTAGCGGGTGATGAAATGGCAACGGGTGACAAAATGGTGGTGGGCGACAAAATGGCAATGGGTGACAAAATAGCAGCAGGTGACAAAATGGCAGCAGGGGTGTGTGTCTCTGGGTATCACTTGACATGGGACACGTGACGTCATGGGAATGTCGTGGAGGTTGGGACTGGGGACATGACGTACAGTATGATGCCATTATCACCGCAAGGGAGACAACTGTGATGTCACTGGGAGCGGGGAAGCTGACTGTGCCCCATGGTGATGGGTACAGCCGGGTAAAACTCTCCTGGGATGTGTGGATGTGATGTCATCAAGGGGGTGCATGTCAGCTATGGTGTGATGTCATCAGAGTGATGTCACGAAGCTGTATGTTTCCCGCACAGGCAGATGcaactgggagggggggggatgtacagttgtggggctgggggaggcacCGCctgacgggggggggggggggggggtgtgccaAGTGGGTCGTTgggaggggccgcagcgggGGTGGGGGTACAGTCGGACAGGAGGTGACacggggcaggggaggggacaCCCTGGATACAACCGATGACAGCGGGGGTGGGGTCAAGGGGGAGGGGAACAACCTGACGCAGCGGCTACAGCTGGAGGCCTACAGGgacgggggggggcacaggtGGAGGGGACCCCCCCATGCACAcgccccctccacccccccccacacccccccccttaCCCATGCACACCCCCTCCCCCATGCacaccccctccaccccccaccccggaaACCCTCCGTCAACCGGAACAACCCCGCGAGGAAACACCCGGACACCCCTtgtcccccttccccacccaccccgGGGGTCAGCGGGGAGGGGACCCCAAGTGTCACCAGCGGGGGACCAACACCTCCCCGCCTTTTcttacccccaccccccagccccccccgccaAAGTACCACCGGAGACGCCTGACAACCTCCATCCGGCGATGACGGGGACGTCACCGTCACCGAGAGGCAACAGGCGGTGGCATCCCCGGTGATGGAGGACACCgtggtgatgggggggggggaagatgtCACCCAACTGTTGCCATGGAAACAACCCCCCCAacacccctccccccacccaacaacccccccctcccccccaaggTCCTGCCAGGGGAAAGACCTTTCACCTGCAGCCAAtgagggagcagagaaaaaggGGGACCCCGCCCCATGTCACACCCCCCGTGGGCCAATGGGATAGCGGGGAATGCAGACGTCAGCGCTCACCTGGATGCTCATTGGCTGGGCTGGGAGTGATGTCACGAGGCCCCCTTCCTACCACAAGCCCTTGCGTCGGGTGTTGTTAAAGGAACAGGCAGCAgtggaggaggctgggggggggaggggggtgcgAGGGTGGGGTCAGGTGGGTGACGCACACAGGCGGACACGGGTGACGGACGTGTCACCGCGCTCCCCGAGTGTGCgccaggggctggggacaccccTCGGCCCGCAGGTCGGGGTGACGCAGGCTACAGTCGCATACGTGTACAGGCGGAAAAGGGGGGGTGCAACAGGCAGGGGGGGACGTACGGACACCCACACACCCACCCGGTGGGGGGACAGGCGGTGCACGGCACGGCGGGTGCGTGCGTGTAACGTGTGCGACGCGGCGGGGGTATGCACAGGCGCATCATGCACAGGCCGCGCGCGCGCAACGCGTGCAACACCCGCGCTGCGCGCGCCTCCGCAACACGCACGGCAGCCCCGGCTCATGCACGCACACCCCTGCACTGCACACACCAGCCGTAGAATACACACGGGTACAACGTACACAACACCCACAGCGCGCACACACACGGCGCACGCGTGTGTACAATGTGCACAACACCCACGCTGCACACACCCGCCCCGTGCATGCATGTAGACAACGCACACAACACTTGCGCCGCACGCAACAGTGTGTACACAACGTACAGGCAACACCTACAGCGTGTGCACGCCATGCACGGTCCGTGCACACCTGCAGCGTGTGCAACACCTGTgccgcgcacacacacacacggagTACGTGCA
Proteins encoded in this region:
- the ZBTB4 gene encoding zinc finger and BTB domain-containing protein 4, with amino-acid sequence MAPVVEVSDAGHCRSLLVELNEQRLRGQFCDVTIIAEDTKFRAHKNVLAASSPFFKQALAEEPTCPTPAQVLELPGVQAGVFSDVLNFIYNSRLAVPSQAAARELGAVGRRLGISCLQGLEVGTPKEMNGSWTPPVTGDPRSPAAPVDLTCPPRSSDTPAVAEPVTASPSSASSSSLRCGLCGRGFSTAAALGLHAKLHRGRRGLACRHCGKSFIHVKRLQTHEVLCKDGHRDGDAVTTNTATPTPKQGKKALLLRHRALELIPEQEPVVKVVDGHVVYLCGVCQRSYMTLSSLKRHANVHSWRRKYPCRYCDKVFALAEYRTKHEVWHTGERRYQCIFCWETFVTYYNLKTHQKAFHGINPGLISSEKTPNGGYKPKLNALKLYRLLPMRAHKRPYKTYSQGLVTDGILLPTANPVEPSATVGAFPSPRPEPASVIAYGRPSASVIVHSGAAAASVIAYNGRAGEAAAVPAVPAAPAAAPAARPMKKQVLRDYIEAQRAAGEAPVGDSGTAPTTQPSPAAAGTGSTTTASRTMTYVAKPAYVGTAGESRAAPLCQITVRIGEEAIVKRRISETDLRLETTGTGTGTTASPTAHRRAAATAACSHRSGDDDSDAEDRLWRPYYTYKPKRKTTGGGTTGGGTTGSTTGSVKAKKSRWRRKLRSLRWSTGDGDEGDGDAQSGDGHRRRDWQHPCRVCGKTFTALRKLRKHQRGHEGTSGGGGGVGTTGPPTPRVGRRPSLRFACSRCAKVCKTAAALSRHAKRHQAESLPPSPASPPPPTVIAYTPPAVAGVKEEGGGEKGGVTPPPPLGDDIAVPPPIPSDGVDTVTGGEGVSPSPGPSGGYPVQEQPLALLRRGGDPEIGGGGGGGGGQRGGPPRPPPPPPSFPLPYGPRLVAAYPYPFPLPLALNVVLPENEGFLGGGGGGVPPPLPPSVPPTFGFPGGGGERPRKAGGGT